A single region of the Dyella humicola genome encodes:
- a CDS encoding amidohydrolase family protein yields MALRRSVLAALLLAWLPTAASMAADTKPATDKDFVAYAQPVIAFTHADIVDGTGHKAAHDQTLVIDKGRIAALGKSSRVKVPDGATVIDAHGKTLLPGFVLMHEHMFYPAGEAAYNEMTFSFPRLYLAGGVTTMRTAGTMMPYADINVRDAIARSELVGPDMDVTGPYLNGPGLPIPGVHVLSGVDDAERTVNYWADEGVTSYKAYMQISRAELQRAIEVAHQRGHKITAHLCSVTYREAVELGIDNLEHGFFVASDFVQDKKPDTCPSGGAVQKSLVDLDPASPEAKALIKLLIDHHVALTSTLTVFETFVPGRPKAPQGVLDLMIPEVRAQYEAQWNKVQGSKTAWTTLYPKLAKLEKQFVDAGGTLMAGTDPTGYGGVVPGYSAQREIELLVEAGFSFEQAVHIATFNGAHYMGRDADIGTLAVGKRADIVVIDGNPLKDVAAIEHMPFVFKNGVGYDRHAILGAMSNTVGLH; encoded by the coding sequence GTGGCGCTACGTCGTTCTGTTCTGGCCGCCCTTCTGTTGGCATGGCTTCCCACGGCTGCATCCATGGCGGCGGATACCAAGCCAGCGACGGACAAGGACTTCGTTGCGTATGCGCAACCCGTCATCGCGTTCACGCATGCGGACATCGTCGATGGCACGGGCCACAAGGCCGCGCACGACCAAACCCTCGTCATCGACAAAGGCCGCATCGCGGCGCTGGGCAAATCCAGCCGCGTGAAAGTGCCCGATGGCGCCACCGTCATCGATGCCCACGGCAAGACCTTGCTGCCGGGCTTCGTGCTGATGCACGAGCACATGTTCTATCCCGCGGGCGAAGCCGCCTATAACGAGATGACCTTCAGCTTCCCGCGGCTTTATCTCGCCGGTGGCGTCACCACCATGCGCACGGCCGGCACGATGATGCCGTACGCCGACATCAACGTGCGCGATGCCATTGCGCGGAGCGAGTTGGTCGGTCCGGACATGGACGTGACCGGTCCCTATCTCAACGGCCCGGGCCTGCCCATTCCGGGCGTGCATGTGCTCAGCGGCGTCGACGATGCCGAGCGCACGGTCAATTACTGGGCTGACGAGGGCGTCACTTCGTACAAGGCCTATATGCAGATCAGCCGCGCCGAACTTCAGCGCGCCATCGAAGTGGCGCACCAGCGCGGCCACAAGATCACGGCGCACCTGTGTTCGGTGACCTATCGCGAAGCGGTGGAGCTTGGCATCGACAATTTGGAGCACGGTTTCTTCGTCGCCAGCGATTTCGTGCAGGACAAGAAGCCCGATACCTGTCCTTCCGGCGGCGCCGTGCAGAAGTCCCTGGTCGATCTGGACCCCGCGTCGCCCGAAGCGAAGGCGCTGATCAAACTCCTGATCGACCACCATGTGGCGCTGACCTCCACCCTCACCGTCTTCGAAACGTTCGTGCCAGGTCGACCGAAGGCGCCACAAGGTGTGCTCGACCTGATGATTCCCGAAGTACGCGCGCAGTATGAGGCGCAGTGGAACAAGGTCCAGGGCAGCAAGACCGCCTGGACAACGCTGTATCCAAAACTGGCCAAGCTCGAAAAGCAGTTCGTCGATGCCGGCGGCACGCTGATGGCTGGCACGGACCCGACCGGCTACGGCGGCGTGGTGCCCGGCTATTCCGCCCAGCGCGAAATTGAATTGCTGGTGGAAGCGGGTTTCAGTTTCGAGCAGGCCGTCCATATCGCTACCTTCAACGGTGCGCACTACATGGGCCGCGATGCCGATATCGGCACGCTGGCCGTTGGCAAGCGCGCCGATATCGTGGTCATCGACGGCAACCCGCTCAAAGACGTCGCTGCCATTGAACACATGCCGTTCGTGTTCAAAAACGGCGTGGGCTACGACAGGCACGCGATCCTGGGTGCGATGAGTAATACGGTGGGCTTGCACTAA
- a CDS encoding GNAT family N-acetyltransferase, with amino-acid sequence MAIHLFHADTDEQIAATFDVMQQLRPHLQRSEYGALIRSLMASDGLRLLALADGDVVRAVAGYRVMNMLYCGRALFIDDLVSDEHARSLGYGSQLIARIKDEAQTLGCSEVQLISRVTREQAHRFYFREGFGIECFHFRNKLA; translated from the coding sequence ATGGCCATCCACCTGTTTCACGCCGACACCGATGAACAGATCGCGGCGACCTTCGATGTCATGCAGCAGCTGCGTCCTCACCTCCAGCGTTCCGAGTACGGAGCGCTGATCCGGAGCCTGATGGCAAGCGACGGCTTGAGGTTGTTGGCACTGGCGGATGGCGACGTGGTCAGGGCCGTGGCCGGGTACCGCGTCATGAACATGCTGTATTGCGGCCGGGCGCTCTTTATCGATGACCTTGTCTCGGACGAACACGCGCGCTCGCTCGGCTATGGCTCGCAATTGATCGCACGGATCAAGGACGAAGCGCAGACGCTCGGCTGCAGCGAGGTCCAGCTGATCTCCCGCGTCACCCGCGAGCAGGCGCATCGCTTCTATTTCCGCGAGGGCTTCGGCATCGAATGCTTCCACTTTCGCAACAAGCTCGCCTGA
- a CDS encoding ComF family protein has protein sequence MEALSWWRWAADALQRFALPLHCLLCGGPGDDGLDLCRDCAAELPRNRSCCARCALPLALPAALCGQCQRHPPPWDAAWVPFRYAWPLDRLESRFKFGADLAAGRVLSTLWLRDMPPVERPQLIIPVPLHRSRLRLRGYNQALELARPLARELRLPVRHDLLKRVRATDAQTELGALSRRRNVRGAFAAKAAALWPAHVALLDDVMTTGATVAACARELKRAGVKRVDIWALARAPESRS, from the coding sequence ATGGAGGCGCTTTCCTGGTGGCGATGGGCAGCGGATGCGTTGCAACGCTTCGCCTTGCCCTTGCATTGCCTGTTATGCGGCGGGCCCGGTGACGATGGGCTCGATCTCTGTCGCGACTGCGCGGCCGAGCTGCCACGCAACCGCAGCTGCTGCGCTCGGTGCGCCTTGCCGCTGGCGCTGCCGGCGGCTTTATGCGGACAATGCCAGCGGCACCCGCCACCATGGGACGCGGCTTGGGTGCCGTTCCGCTACGCGTGGCCGTTGGATCGCTTGGAGTCGCGCTTCAAGTTCGGCGCTGACCTTGCGGCGGGTCGCGTGCTGTCGACACTCTGGTTGCGTGATATGCCTCCCGTGGAGCGCCCGCAACTGATCATCCCGGTGCCGCTGCACCGTTCACGTCTGCGCCTACGCGGCTATAACCAGGCCTTGGAGCTGGCGAGGCCCTTGGCGCGCGAGTTGCGCCTGCCCGTGCGACATGACTTGTTGAAGCGCGTCCGCGCGACCGATGCACAAACCGAACTGGGCGCCCTATCGCGTCGTCGCAATGTGCGCGGTGCCTTTGCGGCGAAGGCTGCTGCCCTTTGGCCCGCCCATGTCGCTCTGCTCGATGACGTGATGACCACGGGCGCCACCGTTGCCGCATGCGCCCGCGAGCTCAAACGAGCCGGGGTGAAACGCGTCGACATCTGGGCGTTGGCGCGCGCGCCGGAGTCGCGCAGTTAG
- the bioF gene encoding 8-amino-7-oxononanoate synthase has translation MTRPSLTERLARHGAERAQAGLRRRLRTVDRADGAWVERDGQRLLAFCSNDYLGLAQHPQLIAALKQAADSDGVGSGSAHLICGHRSAHAALEEALAEWTGRERALLFSTGYMANLGVMQALLQRDDLCVQDKLNHACLLDGAQLAGAELKRYPHADVDGAARQLGSRSDAAALLATDGVFSMDGDIAPLPALAALCQREGATFMVDDAHGLGVLGAQGEGSVVDSGLSQDDVPVLMATLGKALGCSGAFVAGSAELIDGLVQSARTYIYTTAMPPALAAATLAAVRLAQREGWRRDKLNQLIARFRQGAAQLGLPLMPSPTAIQPLLLGDAQAALDAAEALEQQGLLVTAIRPPTVPQGKARLRITLSTMHSESDVDRLLDALSRLPAGAPPARPV, from the coding sequence ATGACCCGTCCGTCGCTCACCGAGCGTCTCGCCCGCCACGGCGCCGAACGCGCCCAGGCGGGTTTGCGCCGGCGCCTGCGCACGGTGGATCGCGCGGATGGCGCCTGGGTGGAGCGCGACGGACAGCGCCTGCTCGCGTTCTGCAGCAACGACTACCTCGGCCTGGCCCAGCATCCGCAGTTGATCGCCGCACTCAAGCAGGCCGCCGATAGCGACGGCGTAGGCAGCGGCTCGGCGCATCTCATCTGCGGCCATCGCTCGGCACACGCCGCGCTGGAAGAAGCACTCGCCGAGTGGACCGGGCGCGAGCGGGCGCTGCTTTTCTCCACCGGCTATATGGCGAACCTGGGCGTGATGCAAGCGTTGCTGCAACGCGACGACCTGTGCGTGCAGGACAAGCTCAATCATGCCTGCCTGCTCGATGGCGCCCAGCTCGCCGGCGCAGAACTCAAGCGCTACCCACACGCCGATGTGGACGGCGCCGCGCGCCAGCTCGGCAGCCGTAGCGATGCAGCGGCCCTGCTCGCCACTGATGGCGTCTTCAGCATGGACGGCGATATCGCGCCACTCCCCGCGCTTGCCGCCCTGTGCCAGCGCGAGGGCGCCACTTTCATGGTGGATGACGCGCACGGCCTGGGCGTACTCGGCGCTCAAGGCGAAGGCAGCGTGGTCGACAGCGGACTGAGCCAGGACGACGTGCCGGTATTGATGGCCACCCTGGGCAAGGCGCTGGGTTGCAGCGGCGCCTTCGTGGCCGGCTCGGCCGAGCTGATCGATGGCCTGGTGCAGTCGGCCCGCACCTATATCTATACGACCGCGATGCCGCCGGCCCTCGCTGCCGCCACGCTGGCAGCCGTGCGGCTGGCCCAAAGGGAGGGCTGGCGACGCGACAAGCTGAACCAGTTGATCGCACGCTTCCGTCAGGGCGCGGCGCAGCTGGGCCTGCCCCTGATGCCCTCGCCGACCGCCATCCAACCCCTGCTGCTGGGCGACGCCCAGGCCGCGCTGGATGCCGCGGAAGCCTTGGAACAACAGGGTTTGCTGGTCACCGCGATCCGTCCGCCCACGGTGCCGCAGGGTAAGGCGCGCTTGCGTATCACGCTTTCCACCATGCACTCGGAAAGCGACGTGGACCGGCTGCTGGATGCCCTCTCCCGCCTGCCCGCCGGGGCCCCTCCGGCACGCCCCGTATAA
- the bioH gene encoding pimeloyl-ACP methyl ester esterase BioH — protein MTLHIETHGRGPIPVVILHGWAMHGGMMEPLVDALADRCSMHVVDLPGHGYSRDSTLSLEPSACAQAIAERTPPALWIGWSLGGLVAMTAALEHPQHARGLGVISGTPKFSRDEDWPCGSDPKLVRQLADDLETDYHATLERFIALEAMGSPDPRAELRHLRSLMFTRGEPNMRVLQEGIRILETTDRRANLASLSVPNTWIAGHRDRLVPPPAMAWSAEQARGTYHEIAHAGHAPFFGYANDVANALAPLLDTMQ, from the coding sequence ATGACGCTTCACATCGAAACCCACGGCCGCGGCCCGATCCCCGTCGTGATCCTGCATGGCTGGGCCATGCACGGAGGCATGATGGAGCCGCTGGTGGACGCCTTGGCGGATCGCTGCTCGATGCATGTGGTCGACCTTCCCGGCCATGGCTATTCACGTGACAGCACGCTGTCACTGGAACCCTCCGCTTGCGCCCAGGCGATTGCCGAACGCACCCCACCCGCGTTGTGGATTGGCTGGTCGCTCGGCGGCCTGGTGGCGATGACGGCGGCCCTCGAACATCCGCAGCATGCGCGTGGCCTCGGCGTCATTTCCGGCACACCCAAGTTCTCGCGCGACGAAGACTGGCCCTGCGGCAGCGACCCCAAGCTGGTGCGCCAGCTCGCTGACGACCTGGAAACCGACTACCACGCCACCCTCGAACGGTTCATCGCGCTTGAGGCGATGGGCAGCCCTGATCCGCGCGCCGAGCTGCGCCATTTGCGCAGCCTGATGTTCACCCGCGGCGAACCGAACATGCGCGTGCTGCAGGAAGGTATTCGCATTCTGGAAACCACCGACCGCCGCGCCAACCTCGCCTCGCTCTCGGTGCCGAACACCTGGATCGCCGGACACCGTGATCGCTTGGTACCACCACCTGCGATGGCATGGTCCGCCGAACAAGCTCGCGGCACGTATCACGAGATCGCCCACGCCGGCCATGCGCCTTTCTTCGGTTATGCCAATGACGTAGCGAACGCACTGGCGCCATTGCTGGATACGATGCAGTGA
- a CDS encoding sulfurtransferase, with translation MSIINLSAYRFVSLDDLPALRERVLERCEALALKGTILLAPEGINLFLAGPREPIDSFMDWLRTDPRFAGLEPKVSISDEAPFGRMRVRLKKEIITMRMPAIRPEGTRAPAVAPRTLQRWLAQGRDDEGREVVLLDTRNDYETDVGLFENAVDYRLSSFTEFPQAIAADRARYENKTVVSYCTGGIRCEKAALHLQDIGIDNVYQLEGGILKYFEETNGTHWRGDCFVFDERGAVDKSLAPAPPLPLPCGERAGVRGQSCDDETDERASFNAIASTHPSPQSSPHRGEEVTAP, from the coding sequence ATGTCGATTATCAATCTTTCCGCTTACCGCTTCGTCAGCCTGGACGACCTTCCCGCACTGCGCGAACGCGTGCTCGAACGCTGCGAGGCGCTCGCGCTGAAGGGCACCATCCTGCTGGCGCCCGAAGGCATCAACTTGTTCCTGGCCGGCCCGCGCGAACCCATCGATAGCTTCATGGACTGGCTACGCACCGACCCTCGATTTGCCGGGCTGGAGCCGAAGGTATCGATTTCCGACGAGGCGCCCTTCGGCCGCATGCGCGTGCGCCTCAAGAAGGAAATCATCACCATGCGTATGCCGGCGATTCGTCCGGAAGGCACGCGAGCGCCGGCCGTAGCGCCGCGCACGCTGCAGCGCTGGCTGGCGCAAGGTCGTGACGACGAAGGTCGCGAAGTGGTGCTGCTCGATACGCGCAACGATTACGAAACCGATGTCGGCTTGTTCGAGAACGCGGTGGACTATCGCCTGAGCAGCTTCACCGAATTTCCCCAGGCGATTGCCGCCGACCGCGCACGCTACGAGAACAAGACCGTGGTGTCGTACTGCACCGGCGGCATTCGCTGCGAAAAGGCCGCCCTGCATCTGCAGGACATCGGCATCGACAACGTCTACCAGCTGGAAGGCGGCATCCTGAAATACTTCGAGGAAACCAACGGCACGCATTGGCGCGGCGACTGTTTCGTGTTTGATGAGCGCGGTGCCGTGGACAAGAGCCTGGCGCCCGCGCCTCCACTCCCTCTCCCCTGCGGGGAGAGGGCTGGGGTGAGGGGCCAATCTTGCGATGATGAAACAGATGAGCGAGCTTCGTTCAACGCCATCGCAAGCACCCACCCCTCACCTCAATCCTCTCCCCATCGGGGAGAGGAAGTAACGGCGCCATGA
- the bioB gene encoding biotin synthase BioB — protein sequence MAQPIRHDWTRAEVAALFALPFNELLHRAHCVHREHHDPNAVQVSTLLSIKTGGCPEDCAYCPQAARYDTGVQAQKLMSVDAVVARAQAAKSAGASRFCMGAAWRSPKDRDVEKVADIVRAVKGLGLETCATLGMLSGEQAQTLKQAGLDYYNHNLDTAPEFYGEIIHTRQYQDRLDTLDHVREAGLKTCCGGIVGMGETRDQRAGLLQTLATLPEHPQSVPINQLVQVEGTPLNGTQALDPFDFVRTIAVARILMPASMVRLSAGRQQMDDAVQALCFFAGANSIFYGEKLLTTGNPDVEHDRRLFARLDLHPLEVAEETDTVHADILEAEAASCGNGCGCSAAA from the coding sequence ATGGCCCAACCCATCCGCCACGACTGGACCCGCGCCGAAGTGGCCGCGCTGTTCGCCCTGCCGTTCAACGAGCTGCTGCATCGCGCGCACTGCGTGCACCGCGAGCACCACGATCCGAACGCGGTGCAAGTGTCGACCCTGTTGTCGATCAAGACCGGCGGTTGCCCCGAGGATTGCGCCTACTGTCCGCAGGCGGCGCGTTACGACACGGGTGTGCAGGCACAAAAGCTGATGAGCGTGGACGCCGTGGTGGCACGTGCGCAGGCCGCCAAGAGCGCCGGCGCCAGCCGCTTCTGCATGGGCGCGGCCTGGCGCAGCCCGAAAGACCGCGACGTGGAGAAGGTCGCCGACATCGTGCGCGCGGTGAAGGGCCTGGGCCTGGAAACCTGCGCCACCCTGGGCATGCTCAGTGGCGAGCAGGCGCAGACGCTGAAGCAGGCAGGCCTGGACTACTACAACCACAACCTGGACACCGCGCCGGAGTTCTACGGCGAGATCATCCACACGCGCCAGTACCAGGACCGCCTGGACACGCTGGACCACGTGCGCGAAGCGGGCCTGAAGACCTGCTGCGGCGGCATCGTCGGCATGGGCGAAACACGCGACCAGCGCGCTGGCCTGCTGCAGACCCTGGCCACCCTGCCTGAGCACCCGCAGTCGGTGCCGATCAACCAGCTGGTGCAGGTGGAAGGCACGCCGCTGAACGGTACGCAGGCGCTGGACCCGTTCGATTTCGTGCGCACGATTGCGGTGGCACGCATCCTGATGCCGGCCTCGATGGTGCGCCTCTCGGCCGGCCGTCAGCAGATGGACGACGCGGTGCAGGCGTTGTGTTTCTTTGCCGGCGCCAACTCGATCTTCTACGGCGAGAAGCTGCTGACCACCGGCAACCCCGACGTGGAACACGACCGCCGGCTATTCGCCCGCCTCGACCTGCATCCGCTGGAAGTGGCCGAAGAAACCGACACCGTGCATGCCGACATCCTCGAAGCCGAAGCGGCCAGCTGCGGCAACGGCTGCGGTTGCAGCGCGGCGGCCTGA
- a CDS encoding S53 family peptidase yields the protein MVRKTCCLSVAIALAFGATAAAQAADVLTHHVRDAVSGKTAAQVGGLAANQVMSLDVVLPVRDQAGLDAFVANVNNPASPSYHQFLTPAQFTARFGPTQSDYDNVVRYLGRNGLTITGGSRDGMDVQVRGSVAAVEAAFNVKMRTYQHPTENRVFFSPDREPTTALGIPLWHVSGLDNYSLPHPLYVKKSDYAKANGISPEAVVSHATTGSGPSASFLGSDMRAAYYGGTALTGAGQNLGLFEYEGTDLADLTTYYKNVGQTNNVPVTLLSTDGTSTACLYKSGCDDTEQTLDMTQALGMAPGLSSLVMYIGSTDTAIISSMTTHSPLPTTIGCSWGWTPADPSTLDPYFEKMAAQGQTFFAASGDSSTWSRRNEAWPADDAYVISVGGTDLTTSSAGGAWKSETAWVDSGGGISPDKIAIPSWQKLSGVINTSNKGSTTLRNGPDVSANANFTFYTCADQTTCQANAYGGTSFAAPMWAAFIALVNQQAIANGGSRVGNFNATIYPLNITSSYATNFHDITSGKSGSYSAVTGYDLVTGWGSPKAALINTLAQ from the coding sequence TTGGTTCGCAAGACCTGTTGTCTATCCGTCGCCATCGCATTGGCCTTCGGTGCCACCGCCGCCGCGCAGGCTGCGGACGTGTTGACGCATCATGTGCGCGATGCGGTCAGCGGCAAGACAGCGGCGCAGGTGGGCGGCCTTGCGGCCAACCAGGTGATGAGTCTCGATGTCGTGTTGCCAGTGCGCGACCAGGCGGGCCTCGACGCATTCGTGGCGAACGTCAACAATCCTGCCAGCCCTTCCTACCATCAGTTCCTCACGCCGGCGCAATTCACGGCGAGGTTTGGTCCGACACAGAGCGACTACGACAATGTCGTGCGTTATCTGGGCAGGAACGGCCTGACCATCACCGGCGGAAGTCGCGATGGCATGGACGTGCAAGTCAGGGGTTCGGTTGCCGCCGTCGAAGCTGCCTTCAACGTCAAGATGCGTACCTATCAGCATCCCACGGAAAACCGCGTGTTCTTCAGCCCGGACCGCGAGCCCACGACCGCCCTGGGAATTCCACTCTGGCATGTCTCCGGACTGGACAACTATTCGCTGCCGCATCCGCTCTACGTCAAGAAGAGTGATTATGCCAAGGCCAATGGCATCAGCCCCGAAGCCGTCGTCTCGCATGCCACCACGGGTTCGGGCCCGTCGGCTTCGTTCCTCGGTAGTGATATGCGCGCGGCCTACTACGGCGGCACGGCACTCACCGGTGCAGGCCAGAACCTGGGCCTGTTCGAATACGAAGGTACCGACCTGGCCGACCTCACGACGTATTACAAAAACGTCGGGCAGACCAACAACGTGCCCGTCACCCTGCTCTCGACCGACGGCACCAGCACTGCCTGCCTGTACAAGAGTGGCTGCGACGACACCGAACAGACGCTGGACATGACCCAGGCACTCGGCATGGCGCCCGGGCTCAGCAGCCTGGTGATGTATATCGGTTCCACCGATACCGCCATCATCAGCTCGATGACAACGCACAGTCCGCTGCCCACGACGATTGGCTGTTCGTGGGGCTGGACGCCGGCCGATCCGTCGACGCTTGATCCGTACTTCGAGAAGATGGCCGCGCAGGGCCAGACTTTCTTCGCCGCTTCCGGCGATAGCTCGACGTGGTCCAGGCGCAACGAAGCGTGGCCGGCAGACGACGCGTACGTCATCTCCGTCGGCGGCACCGACCTCACTACCAGCAGTGCGGGCGGCGCCTGGAAGTCGGAGACCGCGTGGGTCGATAGTGGCGGCGGCATCTCGCCCGACAAGATCGCCATTCCTTCCTGGCAAAAGCTGTCGGGTGTGATCAATACCAGCAACAAGGGCTCGACCACCTTGCGCAACGGCCCGGACGTCTCGGCCAATGCCAACTTCACGTTCTACACCTGCGCCGACCAGACCACCTGCCAGGCCAACGCTTACGGCGGCACCAGCTTTGCCGCGCCGATGTGGGCGGCCTTCATCGCCTTGGTCAACCAGCAGGCGATTGCCAACGGTGGATCGCGCGTGGGTAACTTCAACGCCACCATCTATCCGCTGAACATCACCAGCAGCTATGCCACGAACTTCCATGACATCACCAGTGGAAAATCCGGCAGCTATTCGGCGGTGACCGGCTATGACCTGGTGACGGGCTGGGGTAGCCCGAAAGCGGCCTTGATCAACACCTTAGCCCAATAG
- the bioC gene encoding malonyl-ACP O-methyltransferase BioC, translated as MSESHFDKRQVRRNFGRAANTYEQHDALQQEVQGLLLDRLGFYLEAPARVLDVGAGTGRGTALLRKRYPKAQVIAADLALPMLRAAKKHISWLKPFQRVCADATSLPLPDHSVDVLHSNLCFQWIDDLPALFGECVRVLKPGGLLVFSTFGPDTLKELRAAWAEADQQPHVSRFLDMHDLGDAMINAGLRDPVLDVDRYTLTYSEPRLLLKELQGLGATNADRERERHLLGKRHYQRMLAAYETLRIDGRIPATWEVVTAHAWGPPHGQSRRTPGGGEMASFSVDSLRGSRRR; from the coding sequence GTGAGCGAATCGCATTTCGACAAGCGCCAGGTGCGCCGGAACTTCGGCCGCGCCGCCAATACCTATGAACAGCACGACGCGCTGCAACAGGAAGTGCAGGGACTGCTGCTGGATCGCCTCGGTTTCTATCTCGAAGCGCCTGCACGTGTGCTCGACGTGGGAGCTGGGACCGGGCGCGGCACGGCGCTGCTGCGCAAGCGCTATCCCAAAGCGCAGGTGATCGCCGCCGACCTCGCGCTGCCCATGCTGCGCGCCGCAAAGAAGCACATCAGCTGGCTCAAGCCCTTTCAGCGCGTATGTGCCGATGCCACGTCACTGCCGCTTCCCGACCACAGCGTAGACGTGCTGCACTCCAACCTGTGCTTCCAGTGGATCGACGATCTGCCAGCCCTGTTCGGCGAATGCGTGCGTGTGCTCAAGCCCGGTGGCTTGTTGGTGTTCTCCACTTTCGGGCCCGATACGCTGAAGGAACTGCGCGCCGCCTGGGCGGAAGCCGACCAGCAGCCGCACGTCAGCCGCTTTCTCGACATGCATGACCTCGGCGATGCGATGATCAACGCGGGCCTGCGCGACCCCGTGCTCGATGTGGATCGCTATACACTCACCTACAGCGAGCCACGCTTGTTGCTGAAGGAACTGCAGGGCCTGGGCGCCACCAATGCCGACCGCGAGCGCGAGCGCCACCTGCTCGGCAAGCGCCACTACCAGCGCATGCTGGCGGCCTACGAAACCCTGCGCATCGATGGGCGCATTCCCGCCACCTGGGAAGTCGTCACAGCCCACGCCTGGGGCCCGCCTCACGGCCAGTCCCGTCGCACACCCGGCGGCGGCGAGATGGCCAGTTTCTCAGTGGATAGTTTGCGCGGGTCGCGCCGGCGTTGA